In a single window of the Paenibacillus sp. MMS20-IR301 genome:
- a CDS encoding DeoR/GlpR family DNA-binding transcription regulator, which produces MFEEERKRSILQFVNEHTRASVQELSQELSVSESTVRRDLKELEEAHLLKRTHGGAVSLQSVNFEAAIPDKEDRFLDEKLRIARKAVEMIQEGDAILLDGGTTTLQIARALKSFRNLKVITNSIMALNELKDCRNIEVSITGGMLRPDTMAFVGPMTERSLDMVRVDKAFLGTNGLDLREGITTPNMLEAATKRKMISVAKQSILLADHSKIGQISFCKVADLKEIDHYILDTAVPESFLRELGKLDIDYTLA; this is translated from the coding sequence ATGTTTGAAGAAGAACGGAAACGGAGTATCCTGCAATTTGTCAATGAGCATACAAGAGCATCGGTTCAGGAGCTGAGCCAGGAGCTGTCAGTCTCGGAATCAACGGTGCGCCGTGATCTCAAGGAGCTGGAGGAAGCGCACCTGCTGAAGCGTACACATGGCGGGGCAGTGTCTCTGCAAAGTGTAAACTTTGAGGCGGCTATTCCGGATAAGGAAGACAGGTTCCTGGATGAGAAGCTGCGGATCGCCCGTAAGGCAGTAGAGATGATTCAGGAAGGCGATGCGATCCTGCTGGACGGCGGAACGACAACCTTGCAGATTGCCCGGGCGCTGAAATCGTTCCGTAACCTGAAAGTAATCACCAACTCCATCATGGCACTTAACGAGCTGAAGGATTGCCGCAACATCGAGGTGTCCATTACCGGAGGAATGCTGCGGCCGGACACGATGGCTTTTGTCGGACCGATGACTGAACGTTCACTGGATATGGTGCGGGTAGATAAGGCATTCCTGGGAACGAACGGGCTGGATTTACGGGAAGGCATCACCACCCCCAACATGCTGGAGGCAGCTACCAAGCGCAAAATGATCTCTGTGGCGAAGCAGAGCATTCTGCTGGCTGACCACAGCAAGATCGGGCAGATTTCTTTTTGCAAAGTAGCGGATCTTAAGGAGATCGACCACTACATTCTGGATACGGCAGTGCCGGAGAGCTTCCTCCGGGAGCTGGGGAAACTGGATATTGATTATACGTTGGCCTAA
- the pfkB gene encoding 1-phosphofructokinase, which yields MIYTVTLNPSVDYIVEVEEFITGGLNRMKRDMKLPGGKGINVSRVLNQLGVANTATGFLGGFTGGYIEDWLRKETIDSDFVHISDDTRINIKLKAGEETEINGAGPDITTAEAEQLLHKLDGLKLGDIVILSGSIPPSLGNDFYGRLIAICRQQGAEFVIDTTGQALKEALAQGPLLVKPNHHELAELFGVAINTREEIITYGRKLLEGGAKHVLVSMAGEGALFISGQEVYHASAPAGQVKNSVGAGDSMIAGFVGTLSLTGNLLEAFRAGVASGSATAFSDDLAERQLIEELRPSIVLSQL from the coding sequence ATGATTTATACAGTTACGCTTAACCCTTCCGTCGATTATATCGTGGAGGTTGAAGAGTTTATTACAGGCGGGCTAAACCGGATGAAGCGGGATATGAAGCTCCCGGGAGGGAAAGGGATTAATGTATCCCGTGTCCTTAACCAGCTTGGAGTAGCTAATACGGCGACCGGCTTTCTTGGCGGCTTCACCGGCGGGTACATTGAAGACTGGCTGCGCAAGGAGACGATAGACAGTGATTTCGTGCATATCTCAGATGACACGCGGATCAATATTAAGCTTAAAGCGGGAGAAGAGACCGAAATTAACGGAGCCGGACCGGATATTACCACAGCCGAGGCTGAGCAGTTGCTGCACAAGCTTGACGGCTTGAAGCTGGGGGATATTGTGATCCTGTCGGGAAGCATTCCGCCGTCGCTTGGCAATGATTTCTACGGCAGACTGATCGCCATATGCAGGCAGCAGGGGGCAGAATTTGTCATTGATACAACCGGTCAGGCCCTCAAAGAAGCCCTGGCTCAGGGGCCGCTGCTTGTCAAACCTAATCATCACGAGCTGGCAGAGCTGTTCGGCGTTGCCATTAACACCAGAGAGGAGATTATCACTTACGGGCGCAAGCTGCTGGAAGGCGGTGCGAAGCATGTGCTTGTATCGATGGCCGGAGAAGGTGCATTGTTCATATCCGGCCAGGAGGTATACCATGCCAGTGCCCCGGCAGGCCAGGTGAAGAATTCAGTAGGTGCAGGGGATTCAATGATTGCCGGATTTGTCGGTACCCTGTCGCTGACCGGGAATCTGCTGGAGGCCTTCCGCGCCGGAGTGGCTTCAGGAAGCGCAACAGCGTTCTCTGATGACCTGGCAGAGCGGCAGCTGATTGAAGAGCTTCGTCCAAGTATAGTACTGTCGCAGCTGTAA
- a CDS encoding fructose-specific PTS transporter subunit EIIC encodes MKITDLMIQETMIMELAATTKEAAIDELIASLAASGRISDVKLFKEKILAREAQSSTGIGGGIAMPHAKTKAVNEATVVFAKSSTGIDFASLDEAPAHLFFMIAAPDGAGNVHLRTLAALSRLLIESEFIEQLMNAKTPEEITALFDAKQAEAEAAAEAEAKAAAEKEVQKAAVQQAEPVRMITGNPDSAAFVVAVTACPTGIAHTFMAEDALKKKAKEMGVNIRVETNGSEGAQNVLTEDEIARASGVIIAADKNVEMDRFNGKPVLQRPVSDGIRKPEELIRIAVKGDAPVYRSSGKTDSGAAAVKSGTIGGKIYKDLMNGISHMLPFVVGGGILLAISFLIEQVASVDNPLVKLLQTIGGGDGAFHFLIPILAGFIALSIGDRPALMPGMVGGIMALNANAGFLGGLAAGFLAGYVILMLRKAFSGLPRTLDGLKPILLYPVFGLLITGSVMYFLFNPVFSWINEGMIDALNHLGTGNKILLGLVLGGMMAIDMGGPFNKAAYTFAIGVFTSSGNTNGLMMAAVMAGGMVPPLAIALATTFFKNKFTETERKSGLTNYVLGLSFITEGAIPFAAADPLRVLTSCIIGSAVAGGLTQLWNLNVPAPHGGVFVAFLSSNALLFLLAVLIGSVISGLMLGLWKKPLAAK; translated from the coding sequence ATGAAGATTACGGATCTGATGATACAGGAAACAATGATTATGGAACTGGCGGCAACAACCAAGGAAGCGGCAATCGATGAGTTAATCGCCAGTCTCGCAGCCAGCGGCCGGATTAGTGATGTGAAGCTGTTCAAGGAAAAGATCCTTGCCCGTGAAGCCCAGTCGAGCACAGGCATCGGCGGAGGCATTGCAATGCCTCATGCCAAGACCAAGGCTGTGAATGAAGCGACTGTCGTATTCGCCAAGAGCAGCACCGGGATTGACTTTGCTTCCTTAGATGAAGCTCCGGCCCACCTGTTCTTCATGATTGCCGCTCCGGACGGAGCGGGAAATGTGCATCTGCGTACACTGGCGGCTTTGTCGAGGCTGCTCATTGAAAGCGAATTCATAGAGCAGCTCATGAATGCTAAGACCCCTGAGGAAATCACAGCATTGTTCGACGCCAAGCAGGCTGAGGCAGAAGCTGCAGCCGAGGCGGAAGCGAAGGCGGCTGCGGAGAAAGAGGTGCAGAAGGCTGCGGTGCAGCAGGCTGAGCCGGTGCGTATGATTACCGGAAACCCGGATTCGGCGGCCTTCGTGGTTGCTGTAACAGCTTGTCCTACGGGAATTGCCCATACCTTCATGGCGGAGGATGCCCTGAAGAAGAAAGCCAAGGAGATGGGCGTGAACATCCGGGTCGAAACCAACGGCTCCGAGGGTGCGCAAAATGTACTGACGGAAGATGAGATTGCCCGGGCCAGCGGTGTTATTATTGCTGCGGACAAAAATGTGGAGATGGACCGCTTCAATGGCAAGCCTGTACTGCAGCGGCCGGTAAGTGACGGAATCCGCAAACCGGAGGAGCTGATCCGGATCGCGGTCAAGGGCGATGCACCGGTCTACCGCAGCTCCGGCAAGACAGACAGCGGAGCCGCTGCGGTGAAGTCCGGTACCATCGGAGGCAAGATCTACAAGGACCTGATGAACGGGATCTCCCACATGCTTCCGTTCGTAGTCGGCGGCGGAATTCTGCTGGCTATCTCCTTCCTGATTGAGCAGGTCGCCAGTGTCGACAATCCGCTGGTGAAGCTGCTGCAGACGATTGGCGGAGGTGACGGCGCATTCCACTTCCTGATTCCTATCTTAGCCGGATTTATCGCTCTCAGCATCGGTGACCGCCCTGCGCTTATGCCGGGTATGGTCGGCGGGATTATGGCTCTGAATGCCAACGCCGGCTTCCTCGGCGGCCTGGCTGCCGGTTTCCTGGCCGGATATGTTATTCTTATGCTGCGTAAAGCCTTCTCAGGTTTGCCGCGCACCCTTGACGGCCTGAAGCCGATTCTGCTGTATCCGGTATTCGGCCTGCTCATAACCGGCAGTGTTATGTACTTCCTGTTCAATCCGGTATTCAGCTGGATTAATGAAGGCATGATCGATGCGCTTAACCATTTGGGCACTGGCAACAAAATTCTGCTGGGACTGGTGCTCGGCGGTATGATGGCAATTGACATGGGCGGCCCGTTCAATAAAGCAGCTTATACTTTTGCGATCGGTGTCTTCACTTCCAGCGGTAATACAAACGGCCTGATGATGGCTGCTGTAATGGCCGGAGGTATGGTGCCTCCGCTGGCGATTGCCCTGGCCACTACATTCTTCAAGAATAAATTTACAGAAACCGAACGCAAATCAGGCTTAACCAACTATGTGCTGGGCTTGTCGTTCATTACGGAAGGGGCAATTCCATTCGCTGCAGCTGACCCGCTGCGTGTCCTCACTTCCTGCATCATCGGCTCAGCCGTTGCCGGCGGCCTCACCCAGCTGTGGAACCTTAACGTTCCTGCACCACACGGCGGCGTATTCGTAGCCTTCCTGTCCAGCAATGCGCTGCTGTTCCTGCTGGCTGTGCTGATCGGCTCCGTCATTTCCGGTCTGATGCTCGGTCTCTGGAAAAAGCCGCTCGCGGCAAAATAA
- a CDS encoding Crp/Fnr family transcriptional regulator translates to MIMHKGEVLFRQGDGGQNLYRVKSGLFKVTRLHENGNMVLFNLLYPGETVPHHSLISPKEAHGTAVAMMKSEVELIPAAEWYRELKENPGKVMEVALLLQEKVRFMQTRLDHLTVGTPGDRMALLTRWLNEYSHGALLTDLLTQEEIGQLIGVRRETVNRLLRNQE, encoded by the coding sequence ATGATTATGCACAAAGGTGAAGTCTTGTTCCGTCAGGGTGACGGCGGCCAGAACCTGTACCGGGTGAAGAGCGGGCTGTTCAAGGTGACAAGACTGCATGAGAACGGGAATATGGTGCTGTTTAACCTGCTCTATCCGGGTGAGACCGTTCCCCATCATTCCCTCATTTCGCCGAAGGAGGCGCATGGAACAGCAGTAGCGATGATGAAGAGTGAGGTGGAACTCATTCCCGCTGCAGAATGGTACCGCGAGCTTAAGGAGAATCCCGGTAAGGTGATGGAGGTCGCGCTTTTGCTGCAGGAGAAGGTACGGTTTATGCAGACAAGGCTGGATCACCTCACGGTAGGCACGCCTGGAGACCGGATGGCCCTGCTGACCCGCTGGCTGAATGAATACTCACACGGCGCATTGCTGACAGACCTGCTGACACAGGAAGAAATCGGACAATTAATCGGCGTCCGCCGGGAAACCGTCAACCGTTTATTGCGGAATCAGGAGTAA
- a CDS encoding YitT family protein produces MKKQDSGMSLPLRLAVILSGTLLLAFTYYHINYQNHLTEGGFVGLSLLGKYVLGISPSLSILILDIPVLLIALIFKGKSFVMNTFISVAAFTVFYSLMERYSGWVIDLQDNLPLAALLSGVLTGLGAGMVLRGGGASGGDDILSLLISEWKGIKVGTVFILMDVIVLGLSLFYMPLRETLYTVMAVVVAGYVITFTTSLGRSKLVKTPKIQPSLGQPQDSSVA; encoded by the coding sequence ATGAAGAAACAAGACAGTGGCATGAGTTTGCCGCTCCGACTAGCTGTTATTTTGTCCGGAACATTATTGCTTGCATTTACGTATTATCACATCAATTATCAGAACCATTTGACCGAGGGCGGATTTGTGGGCCTGTCACTGCTCGGCAAATACGTACTAGGGATTTCACCATCGTTATCCATCTTAATCCTGGATATTCCTGTACTCTTAATCGCACTAATCTTCAAAGGAAAATCGTTCGTAATGAACACCTTCATCTCTGTAGCTGCCTTTACGGTATTTTACAGCTTGATGGAGCGCTATTCCGGATGGGTTATTGACCTGCAGGATAACCTGCCGCTAGCGGCATTGTTATCTGGTGTGCTGACAGGTCTTGGAGCGGGAATGGTCCTGCGTGGCGGCGGGGCGAGCGGCGGTGACGATATTTTGTCGCTGCTGATCAGTGAATGGAAAGGAATTAAGGTAGGCACCGTGTTTATTCTGATGGATGTAATTGTGCTGGGCTTGTCACTCTTCTATATGCCTCTCAGAGAAACCCTGTACACCGTAATGGCTGTTGTTGTGGCCGGTTATGTGATTACATTTACAACCTCTCTGGGCAGATCGAAGCTGGTCAAGACTCCGAAGATTCAGCCTTCACTAGGCCAACCGCAGGATAGCTCGGTAGCTTGA
- a CDS encoding TIGR00266 family protein codes for MSAHEIDYAIMGEEIQCVEVQLDPGESVVAEAGSFMMMDPEITMETIFGDGSGSSRGGGLMGMLKGAGKRLLTGESLFMTVFTHSGAYGRKSVTFAAPYPGKIIPLDLLQYGGKVICQKDSFLCAAKGVSIGIEFQRRLGAGFFGGEGFIMQKLEGDGLAFVHSGGHVLERTLQPGETIRLDTGCLVAMTSSVDYNIEMVKGVKTALFGGEGLFFATLRGPGKVWVQSLPFSRMADRILSAGSAGGRKEEGSILGGLGNLLDGK; via the coding sequence ATGAGTGCACATGAAATTGATTATGCAATTATGGGCGAGGAAATCCAGTGTGTAGAGGTGCAGCTGGACCCGGGCGAGAGTGTTGTTGCGGAAGCGGGCAGCTTCATGATGATGGATCCCGAGATTACGATGGAGACGATCTTTGGTGACGGGAGCGGGAGCTCGCGGGGCGGCGGACTGATGGGCATGCTGAAGGGTGCAGGCAAACGCCTGCTGACCGGAGAAAGCCTGTTCATGACAGTTTTCACACACAGCGGGGCTTATGGACGGAAGAGTGTAACCTTTGCTGCCCCTTATCCGGGTAAAATCATTCCGCTTGATCTTCTGCAGTATGGCGGTAAGGTAATCTGCCAGAAGGATTCCTTCCTCTGCGCAGCCAAAGGCGTGTCGATCGGCATCGAATTCCAGCGCCGGCTGGGGGCGGGCTTCTTCGGCGGAGAAGGCTTCATCATGCAAAAGCTGGAAGGGGATGGACTCGCCTTCGTCCACTCCGGCGGCCATGTGCTGGAGCGGACGCTGCAGCCTGGAGAGACCATCAGGCTCGATACCGGCTGTCTGGTCGCCATGACCTCTTCGGTCGATTACAATATCGAGATGGTCAAAGGGGTGAAGACGGCACTCTTCGGCGGCGAAGGCCTGTTCTTCGCCACCTTGCGCGGACCGGGCAAGGTGTGGGTGCAGTCGCTGCCGTTCAGCCGGATGGCAGACCGCATCCTGTCGGCCGGCAGCGCGGGCGGCCGTAAGGAAGAGGGCAGCATCCTTGGCGGCCTGGGCAACCTGCTCGACGGCAAGTAA
- a CDS encoding class I SAM-dependent methyltransferase, whose product MKQNKYDVDSFFENYSAMPRSTGGLEAAGEWHAFRELLPELKGKRVLDLGCGFGWHCRYAREQGADAVVGIDLSANMLERARAMTSDPQIEYRQLAIEDTEFAADEFDTVISSLAIHYINDFALLCRQVQHCLKPGGAFVFSVEHPIYTALAAQDWHFGPEGEKQHWPVDNYHLEGPRQASFLGHEVTKYHRSTATYINLLLDSGFSLRQISELQPTPDMLEMNPAWQEETRRPMFLLLSAVKL is encoded by the coding sequence ATGAAGCAGAATAAATATGATGTCGACAGTTTCTTCGAGAATTACAGTGCAATGCCCAGATCTACAGGAGGACTTGAGGCTGCCGGGGAATGGCACGCCTTCCGCGAACTTCTGCCCGAGTTGAAAGGCAAGCGGGTACTGGACCTGGGCTGCGGCTTCGGCTGGCACTGCCGGTATGCGCGTGAGCAGGGGGCGGATGCTGTAGTGGGGATTGATCTCTCAGCGAATATGCTGGAGCGGGCCAGGGCAATGACCAGCGATCCGCAGATCGAGTACCGCCAGCTTGCCATAGAGGATACGGAGTTCGCCGCGGATGAGTTCGATACGGTGATCAGTTCACTCGCAATTCACTATATCAATGATTTCGCCCTGCTCTGCCGGCAGGTGCAGCATTGCCTGAAGCCGGGCGGGGCATTCGTGTTCTCTGTTGAGCACCCCATCTATACCGCACTCGCCGCACAGGACTGGCACTTCGGCCCGGAAGGCGAGAAGCAGCATTGGCCGGTCGACAATTACCACCTGGAGGGGCCGCGTCAGGCCAGCTTCCTCGGACATGAAGTGACGAAATACCACCGCAGTACGGCCACTTATATCAACCTATTGCTTGATTCGGGCTTCAGCCTGAGGCAGATCTCCGAGCTGCAGCCGACTCCGGACATGCTGGAGATGAATCCGGCGTGGCAGGAAGAGACCCGGCGGCCGATGTTCCTGCTGCTGTCTGCGGTGAAGTTGTAA
- a CDS encoding response regulator transcription factor, translating into MFKIFIIEDDRGLVTLLQDYLHKFGYDTRAVHDFDAVRAEFEAFAPQLVLLDVNLPKFDGYYWCRQIRAVSTCPILFISARDGKMDQVMALENGADDYITKPFDYEIAMAKIKSHLRRAYGSYAGGGIERSLSVAGLQLDVERLTLVRGGMKIDLSHTEAKILDELMQKAGTIVTRDRLLEKIWDTEAFVDDNTLNVYVTRVRKKLAALDIMEGLQTVRGQGYRLCENWEEA; encoded by the coding sequence ATGTTCAAAATATTCATTATCGAGGATGACCGGGGACTGGTAACCCTGCTTCAGGACTACTTACATAAATTTGGCTACGATACACGGGCAGTGCATGACTTTGATGCGGTACGGGCGGAGTTCGAGGCGTTTGCCCCGCAGCTGGTGCTGCTGGATGTGAACCTGCCCAAATTCGACGGTTACTATTGGTGCCGCCAGATCCGCGCGGTCTCAACCTGCCCGATCTTGTTCATATCCGCCCGCGACGGCAAGATGGATCAGGTGATGGCGCTGGAGAACGGGGCGGATGATTATATCACGAAGCCCTTTGATTATGAGATTGCGATGGCCAAAATCAAAAGCCACCTGCGCCGCGCCTACGGCTCCTACGCCGGAGGCGGTATTGAACGCAGTCTTTCTGTCGCCGGTCTGCAGCTGGATGTGGAGCGCCTGACACTGGTCCGGGGCGGGATGAAAATTGATCTCAGCCATACAGAGGCCAAGATTCTCGATGAGCTGATGCAGAAAGCCGGTACGATTGTCACCCGTGACCGGCTGCTGGAGAAAATCTGGGATACCGAAGCCTTCGTCGATGATAACACGCTGAATGTCTATGTAACACGTGTGCGCAAAAAGCTGGCTGCCCTGGATATTATGGAGGGGCTGCAGACGGTACGCGGCCAAGGCTACAGGCTCTGCGAGAATTGGGAGGAGGCGTAA
- a CDS encoding sensor histidine kinase, which produces MKLFIREQSPIIAVYLAQLVIITLVYRLDGGSSVTVSLYAVLLSTILLLGYLAYRYLANRSFYERLMTVPGTLEESGGPQQNTPLAESLRLLLARQFRLYQNDLHNYRHKLEEHIHFINQWVHGMKTPLSVIHLMIQDKDGPPYTAIGDELDRLKKGLETVLYTARLDTFEHDFYVERLELAAVVRGVTSEQKRLFIRKRVFPQISVESGIIITTDEKWLSFVLTQLITNALRYTVEEGRFVHFRGCLQEQGRVVLEVRDEGVGIPPGDLPRVFDPYFTGVNGRSFQESTGMGLYLVKQICGKLEHEVEIHSEVGKGTTVRIIF; this is translated from the coding sequence ATGAAGCTGTTCATCCGGGAGCAGTCTCCGATAATCGCGGTCTATTTGGCCCAGCTTGTGATTATTACGCTTGTATACAGGCTTGACGGAGGAAGCAGCGTTACTGTAAGCCTGTATGCGGTGCTGCTTAGCACGATTCTCCTGCTCGGCTATCTGGCTTACCGGTATCTGGCGAACCGCTCGTTCTACGAGCGGCTGATGACCGTTCCCGGAACGCTGGAGGAGTCCGGCGGGCCGCAGCAGAATACTCCGCTCGCTGAGAGCCTGCGGCTGCTCCTGGCCAGGCAGTTCCGGCTATATCAGAATGATCTGCATAACTACCGCCATAAGCTGGAGGAGCATATCCACTTCATTAACCAGTGGGTGCACGGGATGAAGACCCCGCTCTCAGTCATTCATCTCATGATCCAGGACAAAGATGGTCCGCCGTATACAGCGATTGGCGATGAGCTGGACCGGCTGAAGAAAGGGCTGGAAACGGTGCTGTACACGGCCCGCCTGGATACGTTTGAGCATGATTTCTATGTGGAGCGGCTGGAGCTTGCGGCAGTGGTACGGGGAGTGACCTCTGAGCAGAAACGGCTGTTTATCCGCAAACGGGTATTTCCGCAGATTTCGGTAGAGAGCGGCATCATAATAACTACGGATGAGAAGTGGCTGTCCTTTGTGCTGACCCAGCTGATCACGAATGCCCTGCGCTATACGGTGGAGGAGGGCAGATTCGTCCATTTCCGCGGTTGCCTCCAGGAGCAGGGGAGGGTAGTTCTTGAGGTGCGTGATGAGGGGGTAGGCATTCCTCCGGGTGATCTGCCGCGGGTGTTCGACCCTTATTTCACCGGCGTTAACGGCCGCAGCTTCCAGGAATCGACCGGCATGGGGCTGTATCTGGTGAAGCAGATCTGCGGCAAGCTGGAGCATGAGGTGGAGATTCACTCGGAGGTAGGGAAAGGAACGACCGTACGGATTATTTTCTGA
- a CDS encoding PQ-loop domain-containing transporter: MLFTVMQLAGGLILALGWIPQILQILKTRSVADLSLKSYLLMLLGIALMEAYAVNLAAQGVGLAFLITNSLSLSVVTTVVVLILRYRGNSR; this comes from the coding sequence ATGTTGTTCACGGTGATGCAGCTGGCCGGCGGATTGATTCTCGCACTGGGCTGGATTCCACAAATTCTGCAAATATTGAAGACGCGCTCAGTCGCAGATCTCAGCCTGAAATCTTATCTCCTGATGCTGCTCGGCATCGCACTTATGGAGGCTTACGCGGTTAATCTGGCTGCCCAGGGGGTCGGACTGGCATTTCTGATCACCAATTCCCTGTCGCTCTCGGTCGTAACAACAGTCGTCGTCCTCATCCTCCGGTACCGCGGAAACAGCAGGTAG
- a CDS encoding MarR family transcriptional regulator — protein MKNTLDSGLIASWLSLSHIQMNVAAALEAKLMENYQLSLKEFYVLLFLSEAPEQKLKLQQLESMVGLSQSAVSRLVSRFEAKGCGALERKVCDDDRRSIYTSLTAIGQNKVDRAQVTVNEVLQEAFPVADAQALLQQLAQHKPQ, from the coding sequence ATGAAGAACACCCTTGATAGTGGCCTGATTGCCAGCTGGCTGTCACTCTCCCATATCCAAATGAATGTTGCCGCTGCCCTTGAAGCCAAGCTGATGGAGAACTACCAGCTATCGCTGAAGGAATTCTATGTGCTGCTGTTTCTGTCCGAAGCCCCTGAGCAGAAGCTGAAGCTGCAGCAGCTGGAATCCATGGTCGGACTCAGCCAGAGTGCTGTATCGCGGCTGGTCAGCCGGTTTGAAGCCAAAGGCTGCGGTGCGCTTGAGCGGAAGGTCTGTGATGATGACCGCAGAAGCATCTATACGTCCCTGACGGCCATCGGGCAGAATAAGGTGGACCGCGCTCAGGTGACCGTAAATGAAGTGCTGCAGGAAGCTTTTCCTGTAGCAGATGCGCAGGCGCTCCTGCAGCAGCTTGCACAGCATAAACCGCAATAG